From the Bdellovibrio reynosensis genome, one window contains:
- a CDS encoding ABC transporter ATP-binding protein: protein MILPLEIENLRKKYEGSSVEAVRGISFDVKGGEIFGLLGPNGAGKTTIISTITTLEEPTSGHVKVFGVDVSKDPMFTKKQIGVVHQEIINSGFFDVEEILQFQSGYYGLRKNTERIHFLLSKLALYEHRNKKVKQLSGGMKRRLMIAKALVHNPKLILLDEPTAGVDIRLREDLWKFVQELRDEGMSILLTTHYLEEAEELCDRVGIINLGSLVCLGNTKEIIRQYTLKKIHIMLTQALPITIPSLVEVKGLNYSFVVPQSKPLGEFLSESGIPTNVIKDIQIEEGDLEEAFLKIVSNKEPQVSL from the coding sequence GTGATTTTACCCTTAGAGATTGAAAACCTGCGCAAGAAATACGAAGGAAGTTCCGTCGAAGCTGTTCGCGGAATTTCCTTTGATGTCAAAGGCGGGGAGATCTTTGGTCTGCTAGGGCCTAACGGTGCGGGTAAGACTACGATCATTTCAACCATCACGACTTTAGAGGAGCCAACATCGGGACACGTGAAGGTGTTCGGGGTGGATGTTTCTAAAGATCCGATGTTCACAAAAAAACAAATCGGCGTGGTTCATCAGGAAATCATCAATTCGGGTTTTTTTGATGTCGAAGAAATATTGCAGTTTCAGTCAGGCTATTACGGTCTTCGTAAAAACACCGAACGCATTCATTTTCTTTTAAGCAAGTTAGCGCTTTATGAACATCGCAATAAAAAAGTAAAACAACTTTCTGGTGGTATGAAGCGCCGTTTGATGATTGCTAAAGCCTTGGTGCACAACCCAAAATTAATTTTGCTAGATGAGCCAACAGCGGGTGTTGATATTCGTCTGCGCGAGGACTTGTGGAAATTCGTGCAAGAGCTGCGCGATGAAGGAATGTCGATTCTTCTAACAACCCACTACCTTGAAGAAGCAGAAGAGCTTTGTGACCGTGTCGGTATTATTAATCTTGGGTCGCTGGTTTGTCTTGGCAACACCAAGGAAATCATTCGCCAGTACACACTCAAAAAAATTCATATCATGCTGACTCAAGCCTTGCCGATCACAATACCAAGTTTGGTAGAGGTGAAAGGATTGAATTACTCTTTCGTGGTACCACAAAGTAAACCATTAGGCGAGTTCTTAAGCGAATCGGGAATTCCGACCAACGTCATTAAAGACATCCAAATTGAAGAAGGTGATCTTGAAGAAGCCTTCTTAAAGATCGTTAGCAACAAAGAACCACAGGTGTCGCTATGA
- a CDS encoding ABC transporter permease, whose product MTGFVTVFRREIARFMKVIVQTVITPFVSSFLYLLIFGVSLGGQMPSHQGVSYLAFLIPGLMMMGLINNSFQNSSSSIVSSKFSGDLEDLRVAPVTDHEIIWAMSLGAVVRGSIVSVITYLVGSFFMLYQKGEWLMVAHPLTTVFFLIVAGLIFGMIGISIAFWAKTFDQLSAFSAFILLPLTYLGGVFLSIENLHPFWQAVSKLNPLLYLINGLRYGILGVSDVNVWTAAVISLLGFVFFYVTARFSLKKGSFQRW is encoded by the coding sequence ATGACAGGTTTTGTAACTGTCTTCAGAAGAGAAATCGCTCGATTTATGAAAGTGATCGTACAAACGGTGATAACTCCCTTTGTTTCATCATTCTTATACCTTTTGATATTCGGCGTTTCTTTGGGCGGGCAAATGCCATCCCATCAAGGTGTTAGTTATCTAGCATTTTTAATTCCTGGTTTGATGATGATGGGATTAATTAATAACTCCTTCCAAAACTCTTCTTCTTCCATCGTGTCGTCCAAATTTTCAGGTGATCTTGAGGACCTTAGAGTCGCACCAGTCACGGACCATGAAATCATCTGGGCGATGAGCTTAGGTGCCGTCGTTCGTGGCTCCATCGTCTCTGTGATTACTTATTTGGTTGGCTCGTTCTTTATGCTTTATCAAAAAGGGGAATGGTTGATGGTAGCTCACCCATTAACCACTGTGTTTTTCTTAATCGTAGCCGGCCTTATCTTTGGAATGATTGGCATCAGTATCGCCTTCTGGGCAAAAACCTTCGATCAACTTTCAGCCTTTTCTGCTTTTATTCTTTTACCACTGACATACTTGGGTGGGGTCTTCCTATCCATCGAAAATCTGCATCCATTCTGGCAAGCGGTCTCAAAACTAAATCCACTGCTTTATCTGATAAATGGCCTTCGCTACGGCATCTTAGGTGTCAGCGATGTGAATGTCTGGACCGCCGCAGTGATCTCTCTACTAGGCTTTGTTTTTTTCTATGTCACTGCCAGATTCAGTTTGAAAAAAGGATCCTTCCAACGCTGGTAA
- the ffh gene encoding signal recognition particle protein → MFENLSDKIMASLKKVRGQSKITEANIEEVIKEIRLSLLEADVNFKVVKTFIDKVKAKALGAEVLQNVNPGQMFVKIVHDELVNVLGGGAVEINVRENPSVIFLVGLQGAGKTTTAAKLSLYIRQKLGKKPGMIPADIYRPAAIDQLQTLGKQNNIPTFPTQVGMKPEEILEKAKQWAKDHMVDVVIVDTAGRLQIDDELMGELSRLKGIWAPQETLLVADAMLGQQSVNVAEGFHKTMNLTGLVLTKVDGDARGGAALSIREVTGIPIKFLGVGEKVAALEVFHPDRLAGRILDMGDVLSLVEKAQEVIDEKSARDSAKKIMKNEFTLEDFLTQIQSLKKMGGFETIMKFLPGMGDLSKQLKNMTPPDAEMKKIEAIIRSMTYQERQNPKILNASRRMRIANGSGTQVQDVNKLVKQFEEAKKMMGGLMKMGMGRGGMKFPF, encoded by the coding sequence ATGTTTGAGAATTTATCTGACAAAATCATGGCCAGCCTGAAAAAGGTCCGTGGGCAAAGCAAAATCACTGAAGCCAATATCGAAGAAGTGATTAAGGAAATCCGTTTAAGTCTGCTTGAAGCCGACGTAAATTTTAAAGTCGTAAAAACTTTCATCGATAAAGTAAAAGCAAAAGCCCTGGGCGCAGAGGTTTTGCAAAACGTAAATCCAGGACAGATGTTCGTTAAGATTGTTCACGATGAACTTGTGAACGTGCTTGGTGGCGGGGCCGTTGAAATCAACGTGCGCGAAAATCCAAGTGTGATTTTTTTAGTGGGTTTGCAAGGTGCCGGTAAGACGACGACGGCTGCTAAACTTTCGCTATACATCCGCCAAAAACTTGGAAAAAAACCAGGGATGATTCCTGCCGACATCTACCGTCCAGCAGCAATCGATCAACTTCAAACCCTTGGAAAACAAAACAACATTCCAACCTTCCCAACCCAAGTTGGAATGAAGCCTGAAGAGATTTTAGAAAAAGCAAAACAATGGGCTAAAGACCACATGGTTGATGTTGTTATCGTCGATACCGCAGGCCGCTTGCAGATTGATGACGAGTTGATGGGTGAATTAAGTCGCCTGAAAGGCATTTGGGCCCCGCAAGAAACGCTTTTGGTGGCTGATGCAATGTTGGGTCAGCAATCCGTGAACGTGGCTGAGGGCTTTCATAAAACGATGAACCTGACGGGTTTAGTTTTAACCAAAGTAGACGGTGACGCCAGAGGTGGTGCCGCCCTTTCTATTCGTGAAGTCACAGGCATTCCAATTAAATTCCTAGGGGTTGGTGAAAAGGTTGCTGCCTTAGAAGTTTTCCATCCGGATCGCCTGGCTGGAAGAATTCTTGATATGGGTGACGTTCTTTCTTTGGTGGAAAAAGCCCAAGAAGTGATTGATGAAAAGTCCGCTCGTGATTCTGCTAAAAAAATCATGAAGAACGAATTCACTCTGGAAGATTTCTTAACTCAAATCCAAAGTCTTAAGAAGATGGGTGGCTTTGAAACTATTATGAAATTTTTACCAGGCATGGGGGACTTAAGTAAGCAGCTTAAGAATATGACTCCGCCTGATGCTGAAATGAAAAAAATTGAGGCGATCATTCGCTCGATGACCTATCAAGAAAGACAGAATCCAAAGATTCTAAACGCTTCGCGTCGCATGCGTATCGCTAACGGTAGCGGTACTCAAGTTCAGGACGTAAACAAGCTGGTAAAGCAGTTTGAAGAGGCTAAGAAGATGATGGGTGGCCTTATGAAAATGGGAATGGGTCGCGGCGGAATGAAGTTCCCATTTTAA
- the rpsP gene encoding 30S ribosomal protein S16 produces the protein MAVVIRLARMGAKHEPKYRITVADSRRYVTGKFLDILGTYIPTPRGNDKKVELDLAKVEEWIKKGAQPTDRVKHVIKLAQAK, from the coding sequence ATGGCAGTTGTAATTCGTTTGGCTCGTATGGGCGCTAAGCATGAACCTAAATACCGCATCACTGTTGCGGATTCTCGTCGTTATGTTACTGGTAAATTCCTTGATATTCTTGGAACTTACATCCCAACTCCACGTGGTAACGACAAAAAAGTTGAGCTTGATCTAGCTAAAGTAGAAGAGTGGATCAAAAAAGGTGCTCAACCTACTGATCGCGTAAAACACGTTATCAAATTGGCTCAAGCTAAATAG
- a CDS encoding KH domain-containing protein, whose product MDSLKDLVEFMAKSLVDKPENVEVDEIPGQQTTLLALKVDKEDLGKVIGKQGKTAAAMRTIIRAAGTKLNKRYHLDIVE is encoded by the coding sequence ATGGATAGCTTGAAAGACCTCGTTGAGTTCATGGCGAAATCTCTAGTAGACAAGCCTGAAAATGTTGAAGTTGATGAAATCCCTGGTCAGCAAACCACGCTTCTAGCTTTAAAGGTTGATAAAGAAGACCTTGGTAAAGTTATTGGTAAGCAAGGTAAAACCGCAGCTGCGATGAGAACTATCATCAGAGCAGCAGGTACGAAGCTGAATAAGCGCTATCACCTCGACATCGTCGAATAG
- the rimM gene encoding ribosome maturation factor RimM (Essential for efficient processing of 16S rRNA) — translation MKLVGKVREAHGLKGDLYVLVFSGDISWAKRMKSFGLKAKDSDEVQTYTVERTKPFKKGIIVKAAEIADRTAAEGVEHLEFFIEEDLLVSKPGETIYLSEIKNFKLKNPEQTVLGEIVGFSSNGVQDLLVVEANGKKAEVPFVDAFIKKIDFKHQAVIMDLPEGLFDLENA, via the coding sequence ATGAAATTGGTTGGTAAAGTTAGAGAAGCCCATGGACTTAAAGGGGATCTTTACGTTCTTGTTTTTTCTGGTGATATTTCTTGGGCTAAGCGCATGAAGAGCTTTGGTTTGAAAGCTAAAGATTCTGATGAAGTTCAAACTTACACAGTGGAACGTACTAAGCCTTTTAAAAAAGGTATCATCGTAAAAGCTGCTGAAATTGCGGATCGTACTGCAGCTGAAGGTGTTGAGCATCTTGAGTTCTTCATCGAAGAAGATCTTTTGGTTTCTAAACCTGGTGAGACTATCTATCTTTCTGAAATTAAAAACTTCAAACTTAAAAATCCAGAGCAAACTGTGCTTGGCGAGATCGTTGGTTTTTCTTCTAATGGCGTTCAAGATCTTCTTGTTGTTGAAGCTAATGGTAAGAAAGCGGAAGTTCCTTTCGTTGATGCGTTCATCAAAAAAATCGATTTCAAACATCAAGCAGTGATCATGGATTTGCCAGAGGGTCTTTTTGATCTAGAGAACGCTTAA
- the trmD gene encoding tRNA (guanosine(37)-N1)-methyltransferase TrmD, whose translation MLKVDVITLFPEMIEGAVSHGVLGQAVKSDLLSVKAHTPREFTEDKHRTVDDRPFGGGDGMIMLAEPLKKTIEKVQHNTSKVVYLSPQGRTLNAAIAKEFSKEEHLIFICGRYGGIDQRIINEYVDEELSIGDYVLSGGELGALVIIDALARFIPGVLGHGESAEKDSFSDGLLEQPNFTRPREFLGQDVPEVLVGGNHKVIGEWKDKVSALVTLKKRPDLFREYIKVETEKYNSLKKKKTAAPIKELKEFFLNLPPQEREVLGLADLREEDFNV comes from the coding sequence ATGCTTAAAGTTGATGTGATCACTCTTTTTCCAGAAATGATTGAGGGCGCTGTTTCACACGGTGTCCTTGGTCAGGCTGTAAAGAGTGATCTGCTTTCTGTAAAAGCTCACACACCTCGAGAGTTTACAGAAGACAAACATCGCACAGTCGATGATAGACCTTTCGGTGGCGGCGACGGCATGATTATGCTTGCTGAGCCTTTGAAAAAAACCATCGAAAAAGTGCAACATAATACTTCAAAGGTTGTCTATCTTTCCCCGCAAGGTCGCACTCTGAATGCGGCGATCGCCAAAGAATTTTCTAAAGAAGAACATCTGATTTTTATTTGTGGTCGTTATGGTGGTATCGATCAACGCATCATCAATGAATATGTCGATGAAGAGCTTTCTATTGGTGATTACGTGCTATCGGGCGGGGAGCTTGGGGCTTTGGTTATCATCGATGCGTTAGCTCGTTTTATCCCTGGCGTTCTGGGCCACGGGGAGTCTGCGGAAAAAGACAGTTTTTCTGACGGACTTTTAGAGCAACCCAATTTCACTCGCCCTCGTGAATTTTTAGGGCAGGATGTGCCAGAAGTTTTAGTGGGCGGAAATCACAAAGTGATCGGGGAGTGGAAAGACAAAGTTTCTGCTCTGGTGACTTTAAAAAAGCGTCCTGATTTATTTCGTGAATACATCAAGGTTGAAACTGAAAAATATAATTCATTAAAAAAGAAAAAAACCGCGGCTCCAATAAAGGAACTGAAGGAGTTTTTTCTTAATTTGCCTCCACAAGAGCGTGAAGTTTTAGGCCTAGCTGATTTGCGCGAGGAAGATTTCAATGTCTGA
- a CDS encoding RNA methyltransferase encodes MSEENQIYVPRLAIGLVHYPVRDRMQKTVATNITNFDIHDIARAAQVYGVEKYYIIHPMEEQLMFVERVLDHWRTGQGSKFNPMRKTALTMVKTASSVEAAIADWNAPDCLTIATSARVEWAKRKYAFAELRNEMHVEKKPVFMLFGTGNGMTEQLIGSCSGVLESIRGAPPKDYRHLSVRSAVSICLDRVMGPW; translated from the coding sequence ATGTCTGAAGAAAATCAAATTTATGTACCACGTTTGGCGATCGGCCTAGTTCACTATCCAGTTCGCGATCGTATGCAAAAAACGGTGGCCACAAATATCACGAACTTTGATATCCATGACATCGCCCGTGCGGCCCAAGTCTATGGAGTGGAAAAATATTACATCATCCATCCCATGGAAGAGCAGCTCATGTTCGTTGAGAGGGTCTTAGACCACTGGAGAACAGGGCAAGGCTCTAAGTTCAACCCTATGAGAAAAACAGCTTTAACAATGGTTAAAACGGCTTCCAGTGTGGAAGCAGCCATTGCTGACTGGAATGCCCCGGATTGCCTCACTATTGCGACTTCGGCTCGCGTGGAGTGGGCTAAAAGAAAGTACGCTTTTGCCGAGCTGCGCAATGAAATGCATGTAGAAAAAAAGCCGGTCTTTATGTTATTTGGTACCGGAAACGGTATGACCGAACAGCTTATTGGGTCTTGCTCTGGAGTCTTGGAGAGTATCCGCGGGGCTCCCCCAAAAGATTATCGCCATCTTTCTGTGAGATCGGCAGTAAGTATCTGTCTTGACCGCGTAATGGGTCCATGGTAG
- the rplS gene encoding 50S ribosomal protein L19 — MAKETNLVRRVSVKAANKNIQSFDSGDTVNVYVKVKEGEKERVQLYKGIVTKIQGSGAAKSFTVRKISAGVGVERTFPFASPALDKVEIVNTGKVRRSKLYFLRGLEGKAAKIQSELVSAKSAATTEA, encoded by the coding sequence ATGGCTAAAGAAACAAACCTGGTTCGTCGCGTAAGTGTAAAAGCTGCTAACAAAAACATTCAATCGTTCGACTCTGGCGATACTGTTAACGTATACGTTAAAGTTAAAGAGGGTGAAAAAGAACGTGTTCAGCTTTACAAAGGTATCGTAACTAAGATCCAAGGATCTGGTGCTGCGAAATCTTTCACAGTTCGTAAAATTTCTGCTGGTGTTGGCGTTGAAAGAACTTTCCCGTTCGCAAGCCCTGCTTTGGATAAAGTAGAAATCGTAAACACTGGTAAAGTTCGTCGTTCTAAACTTTACTTCCTACGTGGTCTTGAAGGTAAAGCTGCTAAGATTCAATCTGAACTGGTATCTGCTAAATCTGCAGCTACTACAGAAGCATAA
- a CDS encoding ribonuclease HII has product MAVSKKSASKKKASKKSAVKKILIKKKAAKKVLKKNEYPKVNWREYFPEPVIGVDEVGRGCLAGPVYAAAVIFKSDALSEDVTDSKLISEERREELAELILKEHHVGIGFASVEEIDELNILQASLLAMKRAVEALGVTSGHVLIDGNMKIPKLAGSFEQTTIVKGDLRAPPISAASIVAKVTRDRIMKELSGKYPQYGFEAHKGYSTAIHMESIQAHGPCDVHRKSFSGVKEFVPGYVADPTPTKSE; this is encoded by the coding sequence ATGGCAGTATCAAAAAAATCCGCATCAAAGAAAAAAGCATCTAAGAAATCTGCAGTTAAGAAAATCTTAATTAAGAAAAAAGCTGCGAAAAAGGTACTGAAGAAAAATGAGTATCCTAAAGTGAATTGGCGCGAATATTTTCCTGAGCCAGTAATTGGTGTCGATGAAGTAGGCCGTGGATGCCTTGCTGGGCCTGTTTATGCGGCTGCCGTGATTTTTAAATCAGATGCCTTAAGTGAAGACGTCACGGATTCAAAATTGATTTCCGAAGAACGTCGCGAAGAATTAGCAGAACTTATTTTAAAAGAACATCATGTGGGGATTGGTTTTGCATCGGTGGAAGAAATCGATGAACTCAATATTTTACAAGCATCTTTGCTTGCGATGAAGCGGGCAGTGGAAGCTTTGGGTGTCACAAGTGGTCATGTCTTGATTGATGGAAATATGAAAATTCCAAAACTGGCAGGATCTTTTGAGCAAACCACCATCGTTAAAGGTGATTTGCGTGCGCCCCCGATTTCAGCGGCTTCGATTGTGGCTAAGGTCACCCGGGATCGCATCATGAAAGAGTTGTCGGGAAAGTATCCTCAATATGGATTTGAAGCGCACAAGGGCTACTCTACAGCCATTCACATGGAAAGCATCCAAGCCCATGGACCTTGCGACGTGCACCGCAAATCGTTCTCGGGCGTTAAAGAATTCGTCCCTGGATACGTCGCAGACCCTACTCCGACGAAGTCGGAGTGA
- a CDS encoding YraN family protein — MRYYQDVGFDLIAQRVKTPFAEVDLLFRTPDNHVLMVEVKTNNISAFQNFRIGKRQKNRLVRALQFLSDRLDSLVEVHWAFVTKEGKVTVIEDISG; from the coding sequence ATTCGCTACTATCAAGATGTCGGCTTTGATCTGATCGCACAACGGGTGAAAACTCCTTTTGCCGAAGTCGATTTGCTTTTTAGAACACCTGACAACCACGTCCTGATGGTTGAAGTGAAAACCAATAATATTTCTGCCTTTCAAAATTTTCGCATTGGTAAGCGGCAAAAAAATCGCCTAGTGAGGGCTCTTCAATTTTTATCAGATCGTCTTGATTCTTTAGTAGAGGTTCACTGGGCCTTTGTCACAAAAGAAGGGAAAGTCACCGTCATCGAAGATATCAGTGGTTGA
- a CDS encoding LPS-assembly protein LptD gives MFQNLITLLSALFILLLAVGPAADAAEPTAKIHGILINADSMYRDTEKEMAELEGNIQIVFQGQHIKADRARIHLRVRQLELFGNVEIMDSKNTIVGDRIFLDYDNNTGIIHNGYVQSGSVMFTGSLLQKTGDSSYLVNSADYTACTNCPSTWSFSGTTVRAELGGYAYIKNAVLRFGHVPVFWLPYLIVPLKSDRQSGLLTPNFESSEKGGFAISQPYFWAISRSSDATIELKDYSKRGLKSLLEYRYLLSDTSAGNFSTGMIYDEAFAEDPRLNRFRTAEQKNEPLQRWFILYNHYNELPDEGIHRASINLASDLQYPKDFPTETLNHGDSAMENRVSYTRNLSDQHYSIDASYYVNMLHADPLAGNNDAVHRAPELRFSQSQKSIGESNFLYSVDLNLVNFTRAGNAYDDMTETTTSDGAVIRFPKNTCNSPNWEDDPNCERVYDGSYDPATDFIRTGQRMDVRPTLIYPVKLGEGLDLLPKLSYRETHYNFNIDEDPYLVRRYLRTELSGRFNLSRIYGDTVSSKATRYKHEIAPEITYTRLPWFSQDNHPFFGTGNLVDAPYSSRDSVNDLDIGSDFGAQFDYNDRVYDRNLMTFAVVNKITEKRWISDRPEYRQIGYLKLAQSYDATQEGKIAKEPWSDINATLDVRLDSIQTYSIFNYFPYQNVTNSSSRVRLMNNAGQFVQAQLTRQYKITPGQPVNTTNRQEDYTFSAGFVSKYLNLMGKFVYDANFNQVRGDRVKSWAYIAQFKPPGDCMLITFIHDKVSGGDTNLKLNFEFTFDGVQKAPIAPEALDLYGF, from the coding sequence GTGTTTCAGAATCTAATCACGTTGTTATCAGCATTATTTATTCTTTTGCTCGCAGTAGGTCCTGCCGCCGATGCCGCTGAACCTACAGCAAAAATTCACGGCATTTTGATCAACGCTGACAGCATGTACCGCGACACCGAAAAAGAAATGGCAGAACTTGAAGGCAATATCCAGATCGTTTTTCAGGGTCAACATATCAAAGCCGATCGAGCGCGCATTCATCTTCGCGTTCGTCAGTTAGAACTTTTCGGCAATGTTGAAATCATGGATTCGAAAAACACGATTGTGGGCGATCGCATCTTCCTTGATTACGATAACAACACCGGAATTATTCATAATGGTTATGTGCAATCAGGTTCCGTGATGTTCACAGGAAGCTTGCTGCAAAAAACCGGAGACAGTTCTTATCTTGTGAATTCCGCGGATTACACAGCTTGTACAAACTGTCCGTCTACATGGAGTTTTTCAGGAACAACCGTGCGGGCCGAATTAGGCGGTTATGCCTACATTAAAAACGCCGTTTTACGTTTTGGTCACGTTCCCGTCTTCTGGCTTCCGTATTTGATTGTTCCACTAAAGAGCGATCGTCAATCAGGATTATTGACGCCCAATTTTGAAAGTTCAGAAAAAGGGGGATTTGCAATTTCCCAACCTTACTTCTGGGCGATATCCCGCAGCAGTGATGCAACTATTGAATTAAAAGATTATTCGAAGCGGGGTTTAAAAAGCTTATTAGAATATCGCTACCTTTTAAGCGACACATCTGCGGGCAATTTTAGCACTGGGATGATTTACGATGAAGCCTTTGCTGAAGATCCCCGTTTAAACAGGTTCCGCACTGCTGAACAAAAAAATGAGCCACTTCAACGTTGGTTTATTTTATATAATCACTATAACGAACTTCCTGATGAAGGCATTCATCGTGCTTCGATCAACCTTGCTAGCGATTTGCAATATCCAAAAGACTTCCCGACTGAAACTTTGAATCATGGTGACTCTGCCATGGAAAATCGCGTTTCTTACACTCGTAATTTAAGCGATCAACATTATAGTATTGATGCTTCCTACTATGTAAATATGCTGCACGCGGATCCCTTAGCTGGAAACAACGATGCTGTTCACCGTGCTCCGGAATTGCGATTTTCCCAAAGCCAAAAAAGTATTGGTGAATCCAATTTTCTTTATTCCGTTGATTTGAATTTAGTCAATTTCACCCGCGCCGGGAATGCTTATGATGACATGACGGAAACGACAACGTCTGATGGCGCTGTCATTCGATTTCCAAAAAACACCTGCAACAGTCCAAACTGGGAAGATGATCCTAACTGTGAGCGTGTGTATGATGGCTCTTACGATCCTGCCACAGATTTTATTCGCACCGGCCAAAGAATGGATGTTCGCCCCACTTTGATTTATCCAGTGAAACTGGGTGAAGGCTTAGATCTGTTGCCAAAATTGAGTTATCGCGAAACTCATTATAATTTTAACATTGATGAAGATCCGTATCTAGTGCGCCGCTATCTTCGCACAGAGCTGAGCGGTCGATTCAACTTAAGCCGTATTTACGGTGACACTGTCAGCAGTAAGGCGACTCGATACAAACACGAGATCGCGCCAGAAATTACCTACACCCGTCTTCCATGGTTTTCCCAAGACAATCATCCTTTCTTTGGCACTGGTAATTTAGTAGACGCCCCTTATTCTTCCCGCGATAGCGTGAATGATTTGGACATCGGAAGTGATTTCGGCGCGCAGTTTGATTACAACGACCGCGTTTACGATCGTAATTTAATGACTTTTGCGGTGGTGAATAAGATCACAGAAAAACGATGGATCTCGGATCGACCTGAGTATCGCCAAATTGGATATTTAAAACTTGCCCAGTCCTATGATGCCACCCAAGAAGGAAAAATCGCAAAAGAGCCATGGTCAGACATCAATGCGACTTTGGATGTTCGTTTAGATAGCATTCAAACTTACTCGATTTTTAATTATTTTCCCTATCAGAACGTCACGAACTCATCGTCTCGCGTTCGTTTGATGAACAATGCTGGGCAGTTTGTGCAAGCCCAACTGACTCGCCAATACAAGATCACCCCGGGCCAGCCGGTAAACACCACAAATCGCCAAGAAGACTACACTTTTTCCGCAGGCTTTGTTTCGAAGTATCTCAATTTGATGGGTAAATTTGTCTACGATGCAAACTTCAATCAAGTTCGTGGCGACAGAGTTAAGTCGTGGGCCTATATCGCGCAGTTCAAACCACCCGGTGATTGCATGTTGATCACATTCATTCATGACAAGGTTTCCGGCGGGGACACCAACTTAAAACTTAATTTTGAATTTACTTTCGACGGAGTTCAAAAGGCCCCTATCGCCCCTGAAGCCTTGGATCTTTACGGATTCTAA
- a CDS encoding STAS domain-containing protein, with the protein MNVKILLDGEIAVVSLSGRIEIEKTHAFKNACLQNFTDKKVVFCMKNISFVGSSGIQNFFGVLNDLNSNKKLNAKIAGLTPDFQRLFSFSGCNALEVHESIEGALQSF; encoded by the coding sequence ATGAATGTAAAGATTCTTCTGGATGGAGAAATCGCTGTTGTGTCTTTAAGTGGTCGTATCGAAATCGAAAAGACACATGCCTTTAAGAATGCCTGCCTGCAAAACTTTACGGATAAAAAAGTCGTCTTTTGCATGAAAAATATCAGTTTCGTAGGGTCTTCTGGAATTCAAAATTTTTTCGGCGTTCTAAATGATCTGAATTCAAATAAAAAATTAAACGCTAAAATCGCGGGATTAACCCCAGATTTTCAGCGCCTTTTCAGTTTCTCTGGCTGTAATGCATTAGAGGTGCATGAAAGTATCGAAGGGGCTCTACAAAGTTTCTAG